A genomic window from Brevibacillus agri includes:
- a CDS encoding DUF1450 domain-containing protein → MVHTIKFCPCNLQGSLEWVRNEVRKFPDVQLIDERCVNYCGQCLEKPFALYNGKNIVGSDGQELLERLVEKLSAAN, encoded by the coding sequence ATGGTGCATACAATCAAATTTTGCCCGTGCAATCTCCAAGGCAGTCTGGAGTGGGTGAGAAACGAGGTCAGGAAATTTCCCGATGTGCAGTTGATCGACGAGCGGTGTGTCAACTATTGCGGCCAATGTCTGGAAAAGCCGTTTGCGCTGTACAACGGCAAAAATATCGTGGGCAGCGACGGGCAAGAACTGCTCGAGCGGCTGGTGGAAAAGCTCTCGGCAGCGAATTAG
- a CDS encoding cation diffusion facilitator family transporter, translating into MKYADYHHLDHVKEQQKSKKTLWITLILTLFFTIVEIVGGLLSNSLALLSDSAHMISDVIALGLSMTAIYMATRKPTKKYTFGFLRFEIIASFLNGLALAVIAIGIAIEGINRMIHPQDVDLQLMLTIASIGLIVNIVLTIVLSRSTKEEDNLNVKSALWHFIGDLLSSVGVIASAILIYFTGYYLFDPLISMVIGGIIFMGGFKIIRESLAVLMESVPEQFDLDQIRADLASVEGVYDVHELHLWAVSTEHYSLTAHVFVREDIQPYCVILGINHLLKTKYGIEHSTIQIEHPMILDHGEYGKQFLLQEA; encoded by the coding sequence GTGAAGTACGCTGATTATCATCATCTCGATCACGTGAAGGAACAGCAAAAATCGAAGAAAACGTTGTGGATTACACTGATCCTGACTTTGTTTTTTACTATCGTGGAAATCGTCGGCGGCCTGTTGTCCAACTCGCTGGCGCTTCTGTCCGACTCGGCGCACATGATCTCGGACGTCATCGCGCTCGGTTTGAGCATGACCGCGATTTACATGGCGACGCGCAAGCCGACCAAAAAGTACACGTTTGGCTTTTTGCGCTTTGAAATCATCGCTTCGTTTTTGAACGGCCTGGCGCTTGCCGTAATTGCAATCGGCATCGCGATTGAAGGGATTAACCGGATGATTCACCCGCAAGACGTCGACTTGCAACTGATGCTGACGATCGCGTCCATCGGGCTGATCGTGAACATCGTGCTGACGATCGTGCTGTCCAGAAGCACCAAGGAAGAAGACAACCTGAATGTGAAAAGCGCCCTGTGGCACTTCATCGGCGACCTGCTCAGCTCTGTGGGCGTCATCGCTTCTGCCATTCTCATTTACTTCACAGGCTACTACCTCTTCGACCCGCTGATTAGCATGGTGATCGGAGGAATCATCTTTATGGGCGGCTTCAAAATCATCCGCGAATCGCTGGCCGTCCTGATGGAATCCGTGCCGGAGCAGTTTGATCTCGACCAAATCCGGGCAGACCTCGCCAGTGTGGAAGGCGTCTATGACGTGCACGAGCTGCACCTGTGGGCGGTATCGACAGAGCACTACTCGCTGACGGCACACGTGTTTGTGCGCGAGGATATTCAGCCGTACTGTGTGATCCTCGGCATCAATCATCTGCTGAAAACGAAGTACGGCATCGAGCATTCGACGATCCAGATTGAGCATCCGATGATTCTCGATCACGGAGAGTACGGCAAACAGTTTTTGCTGCAAGAGGCGTAA
- a CDS encoding aminopeptidase: protein MNQLVEISRNLLATCLGVKETEELVIVTDEDKRPLAEALYAAGKLLGAETMLLVMQEREKSGQEPPQTIAEAMKQADVAVCITKYSLTHTQARKNAAANGTRVATMPGITEDMFTAGAISADYQEVKRLTETVTDILTKGKQVRIEKGGYTLEFSIETRNGVPSTGMYLEAGQSGNLPSGEAYIAPVEGSANGQILVDGSIGGIGKIDAPLLLTVKDGRLVDAEGPMAARLLSTLGDGDGRMLAEFGIGTNHKARIIGVVLEDEKAFGTIHVAFGSNATFGGTIQAGVHIDLIVNEPDVYIDGVPLQEKGRFLFAAQ from the coding sequence ATGAACCAACTTGTGGAAATTAGCCGCAATTTGCTGGCAACTTGTTTAGGGGTAAAAGAAACAGAAGAGCTGGTCATTGTCACGGATGAAGACAAGCGCCCTTTGGCGGAAGCCCTCTACGCAGCGGGAAAGCTGCTCGGAGCCGAAACGATGCTGCTCGTCATGCAGGAGCGTGAAAAATCAGGCCAGGAGCCGCCGCAGACGATTGCAGAAGCGATGAAGCAAGCAGACGTCGCCGTGTGCATCACGAAGTATTCGCTGACGCATACGCAGGCGCGCAAAAATGCCGCCGCCAACGGGACGCGCGTCGCGACCATGCCCGGCATTACCGAAGATATGTTCACCGCTGGCGCCATTTCCGCCGACTATCAGGAGGTCAAGCGGCTGACGGAAACCGTCACGGACATCCTGACCAAAGGCAAACAGGTACGGATCGAAAAGGGCGGGTACACGCTCGAATTTTCCATCGAGACGAGAAACGGCGTTCCCAGCACTGGGATGTATTTGGAAGCGGGCCAGTCGGGCAACCTGCCGTCGGGCGAGGCGTACATCGCCCCCGTGGAAGGTTCGGCGAACGGCCAGATTTTGGTCGACGGCTCCATCGGCGGAATCGGCAAAATTGACGCGCCGTTGCTGCTCACCGTCAAGGACGGGAGACTCGTCGACGCAGAGGGGCCGATGGCTGCCCGCCTGCTCTCCACGCTCGGGGATGGCGACGGACGGATGCTTGCAGAATTTGGGATCGGAACCAATCACAAGGCGAGAATTATCGGAGTTGTACTGGAAGATGAAAAAGCGTTCGGGACGATCCACGTTGCGTTTGGCAGCAACGCTACTTTTGGGGGAACGATTCAGGCGGGCGTGCACATTGATTTAATCGTAAACGAACCGGATGTGTACATCGACGGAGTGCCCTTGCAGGAAAAAGGACGCTTTCTGTTTGCGGCACAATAG
- a CDS encoding ABC transporter substrate-binding protein produces MRKISKAKALFSSVMVVSMLALAACGGQGSAPAQESKGGEQQAAAGQPKDGGVLKIGLSSTAKTLDPIAYTGAYESNIIRSIGDTLVRYTSDLSKIEPSLATEWKVSDDMKVYTFKLRDNVYFQPGKYQDGRKMTAEDVKYSLERSAKQSALKRLRGVEKVEVISENEVAIHLDAPNAALLAMLTDGGNIIVPREEVEGWKDQFGTHLVGTGPFMIDKFNQDDSVNLKRSDKYWGPKPHLDGVEFKFITDANMMTNALRSGDIDMVTDVKGQNRAIIEKDPNLNLQTKPGLSIEYMGLNQIEGPTKDKKVREAIRMAVDVEGLVKGVFKWGGAEKSFLPLPKASWGYDASLEAAVPAFNPQKAKQLLAEAGYPDGFKTELYVIASRVPQATIAAQQLKDNLNIDAEIKTVEWGTFSDIVAKGKAPLYIMGWSWYPDPDFFLYQMFHSKQIGSLGNGYAYSNPEVDKLLERATAETTDEAKRKELYSQAMKLINDDSVHVELGLLDVATGMKKYVQDYQVRADGSIFLVNDETNVWLNK; encoded by the coding sequence GTGAGGAAAATTAGCAAAGCCAAAGCGTTGTTTTCTTCTGTCATGGTCGTGTCAATGTTGGCACTCGCTGCATGTGGGGGACAAGGCAGTGCACCTGCCCAAGAGTCAAAGGGCGGTGAGCAGCAGGCGGCTGCCGGGCAGCCGAAAGACGGCGGCGTGCTGAAAATCGGTTTGTCGTCTACAGCAAAAACGCTGGACCCGATTGCGTACACCGGAGCTTATGAATCGAACATCATCCGCAGCATTGGCGACACGCTCGTCCGCTACACGAGCGACCTGTCCAAAATCGAGCCGAGCCTGGCTACGGAGTGGAAAGTGTCCGATGACATGAAGGTGTACACGTTCAAGCTGCGTGACAACGTGTACTTCCAGCCTGGCAAATACCAGGACGGGCGCAAAATGACAGCGGAAGACGTGAAGTACAGCCTGGAGCGCTCCGCGAAGCAATCCGCGCTCAAGCGTCTGCGCGGCGTGGAAAAAGTCGAAGTCATCAGCGAAAACGAGGTCGCGATTCACCTCGATGCGCCAAACGCAGCCTTGCTGGCGATGCTGACCGATGGCGGCAACATCATCGTGCCGCGTGAAGAAGTAGAAGGCTGGAAAGATCAGTTCGGCACGCATCTCGTTGGCACCGGGCCGTTCATGATCGACAAGTTCAATCAAGATGATTCTGTAAATTTGAAGCGTTCTGATAAATACTGGGGACCAAAACCGCATCTGGACGGCGTAGAGTTCAAATTCATTACAGATGCAAACATGATGACCAACGCCCTGCGTTCCGGCGACATCGACATGGTGACGGATGTAAAAGGCCAAAACCGCGCGATCATCGAGAAGGATCCAAACCTGAACCTGCAGACCAAGCCGGGCCTGTCCATCGAGTACATGGGCCTGAACCAGATCGAAGGTCCGACCAAAGACAAAAAGGTTCGGGAAGCCATCCGCATGGCGGTTGACGTGGAAGGGCTGGTAAAAGGCGTGTTCAAGTGGGGCGGAGCGGAGAAGTCGTTTCTGCCGCTGCCGAAAGCATCGTGGGGCTATGACGCGTCGCTCGAAGCAGCCGTACCTGCCTTTAACCCGCAAAAAGCAAAACAGCTTCTGGCAGAGGCAGGCTATCCGGACGGCTTCAAAACCGAGCTGTATGTAATCGCTTCCCGCGTGCCGCAGGCGACTATCGCGGCTCAGCAGTTGAAAGACAACCTGAACATTGACGCGGAAATCAAGACAGTAGAGTGGGGAACGTTCAGCGACATCGTCGCCAAAGGAAAAGCGCCGCTCTACATCATGGGCTGGTCCTGGTACCCAGACCCTGACTTCTTCCTCTACCAAATGTTCCACAGCAAGCAAATCGGCTCTCTCGGAAACGGCTACGCTTACAGCAACCCGGAAGTAGACAAGCTCCTGGAGCGCGCGACAGCGGAAACGACAGACGAAGCGAAGCGCAAAGAGCTGTACAGCCAGGCCATGAAGCTCATCAACGACGACAGCGTCCATGTGGAGCTGGGGCTGCTTGACGTGGCAACGGGCATGAAAAAATACGTGCAAGACTACCAGGTGCGCGCGGACGGCTCGATCTTCCTGGTGAACGACGAAACGAACGTCTGGCTGAACAAGTAA
- the murQ gene encoding N-acetylmuramic acid 6-phosphate etherase, with protein MRNQLSGLTTETKNKQSEDLDLLSTLDIIRLMNEEDKKVAYCVEKELPAIARAVDMIAECLQNGGRLFYFGAGTSGRLGLLDAAECPPTFGTDPSLVQGVIAGGVEALVKAIEGAEDLAHLGQEDVLAHGVRAGDAVVGIAASGRTPYVKGALAEASRLKAKIVSLSCNPTAEINEGVDVSINVVVGPEVVTGSTRLKAATAQKMVLNMITTACMVRLGKVYKNLMVNVQVTNEKLKERAKQIVAEAADVSLEEADELLNRAQGDARLAIVMKKTALSQAESLRLLEQHKGNIRRIVEGYVS; from the coding sequence ATGAGAAATCAACTGAGCGGTTTGACGACCGAGACGAAAAACAAGCAATCGGAAGACCTGGACTTGCTCTCGACACTCGACATCATCAGGCTCATGAACGAGGAGGACAAAAAAGTCGCCTATTGCGTGGAAAAGGAGCTGCCTGCGATTGCCCGGGCGGTGGACATGATTGCCGAATGCTTGCAAAACGGCGGCAGGCTGTTTTATTTTGGCGCAGGCACCAGCGGCCGCTTAGGACTGCTGGATGCGGCGGAGTGCCCGCCGACCTTTGGCACAGACCCTTCCCTCGTGCAAGGCGTGATCGCCGGGGGAGTGGAAGCGCTCGTCAAAGCGATTGAAGGAGCGGAAGACCTCGCGCATTTGGGCCAGGAGGATGTCTTGGCGCACGGAGTCAGGGCCGGTGACGCTGTAGTGGGAATTGCGGCGAGCGGGCGCACGCCTTATGTAAAAGGCGCACTGGCAGAGGCGAGTCGGCTCAAGGCGAAAATTGTGTCGCTGTCGTGCAATCCGACGGCTGAGATCAATGAAGGCGTGGACGTCTCCATCAACGTCGTGGTCGGCCCGGAAGTCGTCACAGGCTCGACCCGGCTGAAAGCGGCGACGGCGCAGAAGATGGTGCTCAACATGATTACGACCGCATGCATGGTTCGCTTGGGCAAGGTGTACAAAAATTTGATGGTCAACGTGCAGGTGACGAACGAAAAGCTGAAGGAGCGGGCCAAGCAGATCGTCGCGGAAGCGGCCGACGTCTCGCTGGAGGAAGCCGATGAGCTGTTGAACAGGGCGCAAGGCGACGCCAGGCTTGCGATTGTGATGAAAAAAACGGCGCTGTCGCAGGCGGAGTCGCTTCGGTTGCTGGAGCAGCACAAAGGGAATATTCGGCGCATTGTCGAGGGGTATGTCTCGTAG
- a CDS encoding glycoside hydrolase family 3 protein encodes MRAKQMSVEQKVGQLLMIGYPTLEVPGEMETWIRERQIGNVILFSRNIGSVAETFRRVRTLQRWAKEAGQPHPLLVGTDQENGVVARLMRGATRFPGAMALGATGSPEWAGRVYAATGEELRAAGITVNFAPVVDVNNNPANPVIGVRSFGAEPEAVGRFGESAVQGLLASGVVAAIKHFPGHGDTSTDSHEAIPVLRHDWQRLSQVELVPFRRCIAAKAPMVMIGHVSLSTVDESGAPASISRRLVTDVLRGQLGFQGVAITDCLEMAAIANSTGVPEAAVQAIQAGVDMVLVSHTPEVQQKTYDRLAEAIRSGEIPDSRVQEAVERITELKQRYLSWEQCLAATGPGFDRTAHERLAKEALAQAVTLVKNDQGLVPLPEQAGALGVILPGVGRLTQAEDQQAGAELLVAPLQAHRQVHAHFLSALQPAQAEIEQAVAAVAPCDTVIVFTYNAHLYSGQAQLVQQLSTRGKKVVAVALRNPYDLTAFPEVDAFLAVYDQSERALGVVADVLFGKQKAVGRLPVSMWKQQGHF; translated from the coding sequence ATGCGTGCAAAGCAGATGAGTGTGGAGCAAAAAGTCGGGCAACTGCTCATGATCGGTTACCCGACGCTGGAAGTACCCGGTGAGATGGAGACGTGGATTCGCGAGCGGCAGATTGGCAACGTGATTTTGTTCAGCCGCAACATCGGTTCAGTCGCAGAGACGTTTCGGCGCGTGCGCACGTTGCAACGCTGGGCGAAGGAAGCCGGACAGCCGCATCCGCTGTTGGTCGGAACCGATCAGGAAAACGGCGTCGTGGCGAGGCTAATGCGCGGTGCTACCCGGTTTCCCGGAGCGATGGCGCTCGGTGCGACGGGAAGCCCGGAGTGGGCCGGACGGGTTTATGCGGCGACTGGAGAGGAACTGCGGGCCGCGGGCATTACCGTTAATTTTGCCCCTGTCGTCGACGTGAACAACAATCCGGCCAATCCGGTGATCGGAGTGCGCTCGTTCGGCGCGGAGCCGGAAGCGGTCGGGCGTTTTGGCGAGAGCGCCGTGCAAGGGCTGCTTGCAAGCGGCGTCGTTGCTGCGATCAAGCATTTTCCCGGCCACGGCGACACGAGCACAGACTCGCACGAAGCGATTCCGGTGCTGCGGCACGACTGGCAGCGGCTCTCGCAGGTGGAGCTGGTTCCGTTTCGCCGCTGTATCGCGGCAAAAGCCCCGATGGTGATGATCGGACATGTCAGCCTGTCGACCGTCGACGAAAGCGGTGCGCCTGCCTCGATCTCGCGGCGGCTGGTGACGGACGTTTTGCGCGGGCAGCTCGGCTTTCAGGGCGTTGCGATTACCGATTGTCTGGAAATGGCCGCGATCGCCAACTCCACAGGCGTGCCGGAAGCAGCGGTGCAGGCGATACAGGCGGGCGTGGACATGGTGCTCGTCTCGCATACGCCCGAGGTGCAGCAAAAGACGTATGATCGTCTGGCCGAAGCGATCCGCAGCGGTGAAATTCCCGACTCCCGGGTGCAGGAGGCTGTCGAGCGCATCACGGAACTGAAGCAGCGCTATCTTTCCTGGGAGCAGTGTCTGGCGGCGACAGGTCCCGGTTTTGACCGGACGGCTCACGAGCGGCTGGCCAAAGAAGCGCTCGCGCAGGCTGTGACCTTGGTGAAAAACGACCAGGGGCTTGTCCCTTTGCCGGAGCAGGCGGGGGCGCTTGGCGTGATTTTGCCGGGAGTGGGCCGGTTGACGCAGGCAGAGGATCAGCAGGCGGGCGCGGAGCTTTTGGTAGCGCCGCTGCAAGCGCACAGACAGGTGCATGCCCACTTTCTGTCCGCACTCCAACCTGCGCAGGCGGAGATCGAGCAGGCTGTCGCTGCCGTGGCGCCCTGCGATACGGTGATCGTTTTTACGTACAACGCCCATCTTTACAGCGGTCAGGCGCAACTGGTGCAGCAACTGTCCACGCGAGGCAAAAAGGTGGTGGCAGTGGCGCTCAGAAACCCGTACGACCTGACCGCTTTTCCGGAGGTGGACGCTTTTCTTGCGGTGTACGACCAGAGTGAACGGGCGCTGGGAGTCGTTGCGGACGTTTTGTTCGGCAAGCAAAAGGCAGTCGGTCGCTTGCCTGTCAGTATGTGGAAGCAACAGGGGCACTTTTGA